The following nucleotide sequence is from candidate division WOR-3 bacterium.
ACGGTGAGATTTCCCGCAGCCGTTTCACCACTTTATCTAAGACCTCTATGGTGTAGTCTATTTCCTCTTCGGTGTTCTCCTCACCTAAAGAGAAACGGACAACCGAGTTGCGAAAGATTTCTGGCACACCTATCGCCTTGACTGTGGGTGATGGCTCGGGTTCACCAGAGGCGCAGGCAGAGCCAGAGGCAACCGCGATGCCTTCAAGGTCTAAATTTAATAGGAGCGCCTCGCCTTCAACATAGGCGATGCCGAAGTGGCTGGTGTTGGGTAGGCGCTTTTCGGGGTGACCATTGAGCCGAACATCCGGAATCCGCTCCAGGATGCCCTTTTCCAGCCGGTCCCTCAATAACCGCACCTTCTTTGCACCGACTTGCCACTCACTTTTCAGGATCTCGCAGGCTTTGCCCATGCCAACAATGCCAATAACATTTTCTGTGCCCGCACGCAAGCCTCTCTGGTGATGTCCCCCATGAATCAATGGGTCAATCGGGGTGCCTTCTCGAATGTAAAGAACCCCTACACCCTTGGGCGCATGAATCTTGTGTCCGGAGATAGTTAAAAGGTCAACACCCAGTTCCTCAACATCAAGTGGTATCTTGCCCGCAGCACAAACCGCATCGGTATGGAAAGGAACTCCTTGCTCGTGGCAAACGGCAGCAATCTCTTTTACCGGTTCAATCGTGCCGATTTCGTTGTTGGCAAGCATAACGCTCACAAGTGCGGTCTCCTTGGTTATCGCCCTTTTGACATCTTCGGGGTCAACAAGTCCATAAGAGTCAACCGGTAGGTATGTCACCTTCCAGGCGGTACCGGCAAGGTATTGGGCGCTGGCGAGAACCGAAGAATGTTCAATCGGGGTGGTGATGATGTGCCTTCCCTTAGAAAGCATCTGTGCAACCGCAACGCCTTTAATCGCCCAGTTATTTGCCTCGGTGCCGCCGCTGGTGAAAAAGATTTCTTCGGGCTTGGCGTTCAGGAATGCGGCAACCTGCTCCCTTGCCTTTGCCAGCCCTTCGGCACACTCCCTGCCAAAATAGTGCAGATTGGAGGGGTTGCCAAAAATCTCGGTTAAATAGGGCTCAATCGCCTTTTTGACCCTGGGGTCAATCCGGGTTGTGGAGTTGTTGTCCAGATAGACACGCATCTTCATTCTTCTTCTCCTTTTCTATTTTTTCTTTTTTCTCTCTGGCACCAGAGATGATTTCATAGATAAAAATCAAGATAACGCCAACGACGATGAAGGCGTCGGC
It contains:
- a CDS encoding IscS subfamily cysteine desulfurase translates to MKMRVYLDNNSTTRIDPRVKKAIEPYLTEIFGNPSNLHYFGRECAEGLAKAREQVAAFLNAKPEEIFFTSGGTEANNWAIKGVAVAQMLSKGRHIITTPIEHSSVLASAQYLAGTAWKVTYLPVDSYGLVDPEDVKRAITKETALVSVMLANNEIGTIEPVKEIAAVCHEQGVPFHTDAVCAAGKIPLDVEELGVDLLTISGHKIHAPKGVGVLYIREGTPIDPLIHGGHHQRGLRAGTENVIGIVGMGKACEILKSEWQVGAKKVRLLRDRLEKGILERIPDVRLNGHPEKRLPNTSHFGIAYVEGEALLLNLDLEGIAVASGSACASGEPEPSPTVKAIGVPEIFRNSVVRFSLGEENTEEEIDYTIEVLDKVVKRLREISPLTKK